A genomic region of Corticium candelabrum chromosome 6, ooCorCand1.1, whole genome shotgun sequence contains the following coding sequences:
- the LOC134181083 gene encoding uncharacterized protein LOC134181083: MMEGRTSTINELFTQALTLPIDLRVIKGHRECNPWQCLDTDTTIRLHFFRDEPVVTGRLEGGNQQLTIPLHSDELFEPLPATPELDDMQYETADQLLAAQPMPSAVRVTQSWDGGDEESTIQVNDEIEDMQLIDDDVLGRCMVAKRVMEVDEGSHVRERVCVGLNTAGVFTTKANPLRRYTSVDLVRLKSLPSRMRVHVNRRGRSGVPALPVKIECMGIGTRRTAVCNDLHSGRLFVLSDSLQDVQLQRIPRVSTSKDWAQPLYLSMDCRCVPLVGPEAFDHVFKSQAPSPRKRTKQKPGILTVLLSSPTSCMVSNATDLPDYRTFTRAGTETDADSVVTNMVRINSAPGENVITRNHMLYHEANVIEHMKNVLKVKYETSGDDFDDDYSSDLEVSDDYEVPSKMMDHYECIEKPKVPTAKKPHYTLLNPINRETDVVYAEADALYEKPDKPEKPVPPSKPSKLETTSHVQLLEEEISEWKRKVTSMKEENEKLVNQISETGGRIDLIRVQIHTLDSCHQQTVNETNPEVFSELLKSLSNIQVIQLLEKLRLGQYVDKFLEAAVEGYELEACDRTYLEDVGMKPSHAVKLLTILKGRLPPGWQWENLLQ; this comes from the coding sequence ATGATGGAAGGACGGACGTCCACCATCAATGAGCTCTTTACACAAGCTCTCACACTGCCCATCGACCTGCGTGTGATCAAAGGCCACCGAGAATGCAATCCGTGGCAATGTCTAGACACGGACACCACCATTCGCCTCCACTTTTTCCGAGACGAACCGGTCGTCACAGGAAGACTGGAAGGCGGAAACCAGCAGTTGACAATACCACTCCACTCCGACGAGCTTTTCGAGCCTCTCCCGGCGACGCCCGAGTTGGACGACATGCAGTATGAAACAGCCGACCAACTGCTTGCCGCGCAACCGATGCCATCAGCCGTGCGAGTAACACAGAGCTGGGACGGAGGCGACGAAGAGAGCACAATACAGGTGAACGACGAGATAGAAGACATGCAACTGATCGACGACGACGTTCTGGGACGCTGCATGGTAGCAAAGAGAGTCATGGAAGTGGACGAGGGAAGCCATGTGAGAGAACGGGTCTGCGTTGGGTTGAACACGGCTGGCGTGTTCACAACCAAAGCTAACCCTCTCAGGCGTTACACTTCCGTCGATTTAGTACGGCTGAAGTCTCTACCGAGTCGTATGCGCGTCCATGTCAACAGGAGGGGCCGCTCCGGGGTCCCTGCACTCCCGGTGAAAATCGAGTGTATGGGTATTGGCACGCGGCGTACAGCAGTGTGTAACGACCTGCACAGTGGTCGCCTCTTTGTTCTGTCGGACAGTCTGCAGGACGTGCAATTACAACGGATTCCGCGTGTATCTACTTCCAAAGACTGGGCGCAACCCCTCTATCTTTCAATGGACTGTAGATGTGTGCCCCTAGTTGGACCGGAAGCGTTTGATCACGTGTTCAAGTCTCAAGCTCCTTCACCCAGGAAGCGTACTAAGCAAAAGCCAGGCATCTTGACAGTACTGCTGTCGAGTCCCACATCCTGTATGGTCTCCAATGCTACTGATCTGCCAGACTACAGGACGTTTACAAGAGCTGGGACAGAGACTGATGCAGATTCTGTTGTCACCAATATGGTGCGCATTAACTCAGCACCAGGAGAAAATGTCATAACAAGAAATCATATGTTGTATCATGAAGCAAACGTGATTGAACATATGAAGAATGTGCTAAAGGTCAAATACGAAACTTCCGGTGATGATTTTGATGATGATTACTCATCTGACCTAGAAGTCTCCGATGACTATGAAGTGCCCAGCAAGATGATGGACCACTATGAGTGTATCGAAAAGCCTAAAGTCCCAACAGCTAAGAAGCCACACTACACACTGTTAAACCCAATCAACCGTGAGACAGATGTTGTGTATGCGGAAGCAGATGCGCTGTATGAAAAACCAGACAAACCGGAAAAACCTGTACCACCATCGAAACCCTCAAAACTGGAAACCACGTCACACGTACAGCTCCTCGAAGAAGAAATATCAGAATGGAAAAGAAAAGTGACCTCCATGAAAGAAGAGAATGAAAAGCTTGTGAATCAGATCAGTGAAACCGGGGGCAGAATTGATCTTATAAGAGTGCAAATACATACTTTGGATTCTTGTCATCAACAAACGGTCAATGAAACAAACCCAGAAGTTTTCAGCGAACTGCTGAAGTCACTAAGCAACATTCAAGTAATCCAGTTATTGGAAAAGTTGAGGCTAGGCCAGTACGTCGACAAGTTTCTTGAAGCAGCCGTCGAGGGATACGAATTGGAAGCATGTGATCGAACGTATCTCGAAGATGTGGGCATGAAACCGTCCCACGCTGTGAAGTTACTGACAATATTGAAGGGAAGATTGCCACCAGGATGGCAGTGGGAGAATTTGCTCCAGTGA
- the LOC134180849 gene encoding uncharacterized protein LOC134180849, with amino-acid sequence MDEETVSISKLSTKELSLPVYLDVVKGYHHKSKEWRSLETASTICLHYFKDETVLTASVESGNQQLTIPLYCDELFEPLPSIPELDDAEFETAEHLLAAQTMPSIVRVTQSWSGGEDENTIEENDELEDIEMIDDDNLGSCLVANRVIAVEDSVMKERVCIAFSAVGKFTTKANPLKRYTAVDLIQLQSLPRRMRVHRNNTAEVGPVPVKINSLQVRTQRTAVCSDLHSGRLFLLPESLQEIQLHVRRSAYRSTGHDLSQHLYGWMESGCLQQVGPEPFHHVFNKPEASSNSSSKKQQTGGLAILMPTATSCTVSDTRDLRKYKTVEIAGTKSGTESLLTTVELVSSTAEENILARHSKLRRETNQIQTLINAEKENCYTDTDGNDYETVINAQKEDCYTDTDGNDYETVINAQKEDCYTDGDSNDYATVLVVSKNHQVSKGNLEQSKDSAAVTPRYMPLNQLTIEIDSPYAKPNHLHTDQFKRCVLSSQPLLQNPTSQLQQKEIPELERKVASMKKENEMLLHQISQTVDKVDLVTNQIRTLDLHKKPVNEMAPKAFSQQLRSLTNIQVIQLLRNLRLGQYTDKVLDAAVDGRQLEACDRTYLEAVGMEPAHAMKLLTIVKGRLPPGMQWENLLQQK; translated from the coding sequence ATGGATGAAGAAACGGTGTCCATTAGTAAACTGTCTACAAAAGAGCTCTCACTCCCCGTCTACTTGGATGTTGTCAAAGGCTATCACCACAAATCCAAAGAGTGGCGATCTTTAGAGACAGCGAGCACCATTTGCCTTCACTATTTCAAAGACGAGACGGTCCTCACTGCAAGCGTAGAAAGCGGAAACCAGCAGCTGACAATCCCACTGTACTGTGATGAACTCTTCGAGCCCCTGCCATCCATACCCGAGTTGGATGACGCAGAATTTGAAACAGCGGAGCACCTACTGGCAGCTCAAACGATGCCTTCAATAGTTAGAGTAACACAGAGCTGGAGCGGAGGCGAGGACGAGAATACAATCGAAGAAAACGACGAGCTAGAAGACATTGAGATGATCGATGATGATAATCTAGGATCCTGTTTAGTTGCGAATAGAGTCATTGCAGTGGAAGACAGTGTTATGAAGGAGCGCGTCTGCATTGCGTTCAGCGCAGTGGGCAAATTTACGACCAAGGCTAACCCTCTCAAGCGTTACACAGCCGTTGACTTGATACAATTGCAGTCCTTACCGCGACGTATGCGCGTCCACAGGAACAATACAGCTGAGGTCGGTCCGGTACCAGTTAAGATCAACTCATTGCAGGTCAGGACTCAGCGGACGGCAGTGTGTAGCGACTTGCACAGTGGCCGTCTCTTTCTTCTGCCTGAAAGTCTCCAGGAAATCCAACTTCATGTGCGACGCTCGGCATATAGATCAACTGGTCACGACTTGTCACAGCATCTGTATGGGTGGATGGAGAGTGGATGTCTGCAACAAGTTGGACCAGAACCCTTCCACCACGTGTTTAACAAGCCTGAGGCATCTTCGAATTCTTCGTCTAAGAAGCAACAGACAGGCGGCCTGGCGATACTGATGCCCACTGCTACGTCCTGTACAGTCTCTGATACTAGAGATCTGCGGAAGTATAAGACGGTTGAAATTGCTGGGACAAAGAGTGGGACAGAGTCTCTTCTCACCACTGTAGAACTCGTTAGCTCTACAGCAGAGGAAAATATCTTAGCAAGACATTCTAAATTGCGCCGGGAAACTAACCAGATTCAAACTCTGATCAATGCAGAAAAAGAGAACTGTTATACTGACACTGACGGTAATGATTATGAAACTGTGATCAATGCACAAAAAGAGGACTGTTATACTGACACTGACGGTAATGATTATGAAACTGTGATCAATGCACAAAAAGAGGACTGTTATACTGACGGAGACAGTAATGATTATGCAACTGTCCTAGTGGTCTCAAAAAACCATCAAGTGTCCAAGGGGAACCTGGAGCAGTCTAAAGACTCAGCAGCTGTGACACCACGCTACATGCCACTGAACCAACTCACAATTGAAATAGACTCTCCGTATGCTAAACCAAACCATCTGCATACAGATCAATTCAAACGATGCGTGCTATCATCACAACCTCTGCTCCAGAACCCTACATCACAGCTACAGCAAAAAGAAATACCAGAATTGGAAAGAAAAGTTGCCTCCATGAAAAAAGAGAATGAAATGCTTTTGCATCAGATCAGCCAAACTGTGGATAAAGTTGATCTAGTGACAAACCAAATACGAACTCTGGATTTACATAAAAAACCAGTTAATGAAATGGCCCCTAAAGCTTTCAGTCAACAGCTACGGTCACTAACCAACATCCAAGTAATCCAGTTATTGAGAAACCTGCGACTAGGCCAATATACAGACAAGGTTCTCGACGCAGCAGTTGACGGACGTCAATTGGAAGCATGTGACCGAACATATCTAGAAGCTGTGGGTATGGAACCAGCACATGCAATGAAATTGCTGACAATAGTCAAAGGAAGATTGCCGCCAGGAATGCAATGGGAAAATTTGCTACAGCAGAAATAG